The Spirochaetota bacterium genomic interval GAAGTCCTGGAATACCTGACGGCGAATGCACCTGCTTTTGATGCGCAGTATGAGGACAGGCTATGGCCGGGGCATCCGCACAAGCAAAAATAAAGTTTCAAATTTATTCCCGTCCCTCCTGAAAATCGATTGTTATTACAAGCTCGTTCTCTACCATTTTCGAACCGGCTGAAATCACGATTCTTGAATAGGCGAAAGGATATCGCATGAAAAAGCTCTTATTCACCCTGTTGACCTTGCTGTTCCTGTCCGCACCCCTTGCCGCCCAGGTCCCGGCCGGGGTGTATTTCCTGGAGAACCCGGACGAGCCCTTTATCTATTATTATCTCTCGATTCTGGAGCTTGGCTCCAGGCCGGATGCGATACTCTGCGCGGAGGGAAGCGCCAACGCCCCCGGCTATTTCGGCTTCGAGTACGAGGCGAGCATTCAGGCTGCAAAAACCGGCGGCGACTTCACGCTTACGCTCAGGCTCGTAAAAAACATAAAGACTCCCAAAAAGTTCCTCCCGCCGCCGCAGCTTACCCTGACGCTCAATGAAAAAGAGCGCGCCCTTACGATCAGGAACAAGAAGCACGCCCTGAAAACGCTCGCCCCGAGAAGCTTCGTGTATTTCGAGGCCATGCTGGACTGGATCAAGGACGACATCATCATGGTCAACGCCGACAGGGATAAAAGAGAATATTACGATTTTCATCCCGTCGGCGACGACCTCCAGGTCTTTACATTCACAAAAGCAAAACAGGACAGGGTTGCGCTGGGCGCGCACAACCGGCGGGTGACGCTCAACGGCGATGTCGATTCGGCATACGCGAACGACCTGCTTTCGTTCCGGATGGACCTGGCCTTTCCCGATAAAACGTCCCGCCAGATCGAATTCGACATCGAGCGTCATCCCATGTCGTGGCTTGGGGCGCGCCTGCACGTCGCGGGGAAAAAACCCCTCCGGCTCTGGCACTTCGAGCCCATCCAGGAGTATTACCTGAACGGCAACAGGAACGCCGGCGAAAAAATGTTCGGTTACCGCATCGACACCACGGAGGAGATGCGCTACTGGTCCCCGGAATATCCCGGGGGAATATTCCTGAACGTCGACTGGGAAAAGAACGAGATCTTTTCTGCGGACAGGAAATTCGTGATCAGGATGAAGGTCGAGAACGATTTCAACACGCTGATCCTTCGCTTCCCCGACGGGAAGGAGAAGGTGTTCATGAACGAGCAGTGAGGCTAGGACACGCGCCATGGACCGCTTTCTCGACTACACCATAATCGCGCTCTACCTCACCGGGGTCACTGTCTTCGGGATCATCTCCGGCGGGAAGCAGCGCACCGTCACCGATTACTTCCTTGGCGGGAAGGCCATGCCCTGGTGGGCGGTGGGATTCTCGATCGTCGCGAGCGAAACGAGCACGCTCACCTTCATAAGCGTGCCGGGACTCGCATACAAATCCAACATGCATTTTTTACAGGTGGCGTTCGGCTACCTCGCGGGCCGGCTCCTCGTAAGCCTCGTCTTCATCCCCGCGTACTACCGCGGCAACATCGAGACCGCCTACGATTTCCTGGGAAAGCGCTTCGGACTTTCGCTCCGCAAGTTCGCGTCGTCAGTCTTCATCGTCACGCGCGTGCTCGCCTCGGGGGTGCGGCTCTTTGCGACGGCCATCCCCGTGCACATCATCACCGGCTGGGACTACGCCGCGTGCATCCTGGTCATAGGCGGCTTCACGCTCGCCTACACCTACCTGGGCGGGCTCAAGGCCGTGGTCGCGATGGACGTGGTCCAGCTCTTCATCTACCTGGGCGGGGCGGGGGCGGCCATGTACCTCATCCTCGCGGCGCTCCCGGGCGGGTGGAGCGACGTTGTGCGATACGCCTCTGCCGGCGGCGCGGACAAGTTCCAGGTCCTCAACCTTAATTGGGGCGGGGGGCCGATAGCCTTCCTGGCCTCCCCCTATACCCTTTTAGGCGGGGTGCTCGGCGGGACCTTCCTCACGATGGCGTCCCACGGCACCGACCAGCTCCTGGTGCAGAGGCTCCTTGGCTGCAGGTCGAAACGCGACAGCCAGAAGGCGCTCATGCTGGACGCGTGCTTCATTGTCCTCCAGTTCGCATTTTTCCTGGTACTGGGCCTGTGCCTGTACGCCTTCTACCAGGGTGCGCCGCTCGCCGAGCTCGGGCTAAAGTCCTCGGACGAGATATTCCCGAAGTACATCGTCGAAAACCTTCCGGCGGGGCTCTCGGGCTTCGTGATCGCCGGGGTGCTCGCATCCGCGATGGGATCGCTCTCTTCTTCGATAAGCTCGCTCGCCTCGTCCACATACCTGGACCTTTTCAAGCAGTCCGCGGCGGGCGGCGGGGTGTCCGATACGCGGGGTGTCTTATGGTCGCGCGCCTTCACGCTCTTCTGGGGAATCCTGCTTATCGGCGGCGCGCTCCTCTTCACGAGCACGACGAACCCGGTGGTCGAGCTGGGCCTCAAGATCGCATCGGTCACCTACGGGGCGCTCCTGGGCACGTTCTTCCTGGGGCTCATCCCCTCGCGCATAAACACCGCCGACGCGTACGCGGGCTTCGTCACGGCCCTCGCCGTCATGTGCGCGGTGCTCTTTCTCACGAGGATCGACTTCACATGGCACACGCTCATCGGCTGCGCCTCGTGCCTCGCGGCGGGACACGCGAGCATGGGCGTGCGGAAATTTATTTCCACACGCCTGTAGGGGACTGAAGCTTCACGGAAACTGAGGCATAAGTAAAGGCGCAGATTGCAATTTCATCCCGAGGTTATGATGAACACACAATCCTTCCCCGAGCTTTCAGATCTCCTCAAGGACTGCGACCACGTCGATGTAAAGACGGTCGAATCGACGAACGACATGCGGGCGTTCATCGCGGGCATGCTCAACTACGCTCCGCGATGGATGGTTTTTCTATTCAGGGTGCGCGGGGTGTTGGCCCGCCTCCTGGGCTTGCGCCATGAGGATTCGCCTGGGCCGCGCCGATGGGAGCCCGACGAAATTCCCTTCAAAAAGGGCGCCTCCCTCTCCTTCTTCACCATATACGACGCGAAGCCGGACCGGCACTACATCGCGTACGCGCGCGACACACATCTTGTCGGTTATCTCGCGATTATCGCCGAACGGTTGCCGGACGCGGTCAAACCGTGGAGATATCACGTGGTCACGATCGTGAAGTACCAGCACTGGACCGGGCCCGTGTACTTCAACGTAATCCGTCCGTTCCATCATATCGTCGTGCACTATATGGCCGCCGCGGGGGCCAAATCCTAAATCTCATCGCTACAGCAGGTGCGGCGTCTTTTCCTTTATATACGGCATTAAAAATTCGAAACTCTCCTTCACCTTCCGCACGCACACGTCGACGTCCTTTTCCGTCATGGGCGTCGAGATGACGAACTCGTTGCGGCTGGCCGAGAAGATGCCGCGATTGAGCAGCTCCACGTGCAACAGCGTCTGGAGCTCCAGGCACGGAATGAGTGCCGTGGCGTAGTCGAGGGCGTTTGAAATTTCTTTGTCGCTGAAGTTGATGTTGCATTGCGATCCCACTCCCGTCGCCTGGCACCGGAGCCCCAGCTCCCTGAATACGCCCGTGAACCCGTCCATCATTCTCTTCCCCAGTCCGTTCGCGTACTCCACGGCCTTCGCGTCGAATTTTCTCATCGCGGCAAGACCTGCCGCCATCGTGACCTCGTTGCCGTTGAAGGTCCCGGCCTGGGTGATCGCGTCTGGATTGAGCATGTCGAGCGTGAAGCGCTCCATGTTTTTCCGGCTGGAACCGACCGCTCCCACCGGATATCCTCCGCCGATAATCTTGCCCACGGCGCTTATGTCGGGTATCGCATTTTCGCGGACCTGCATCCCGCCCGTGCTCGCCCGGAACGACTGGACCTCGTCAAATATGAGCAGTATGCCGTAGCGGTCGCACAGCGCGCGCAATCCTTTGAGATACCCCGGGCGGGGGACAATGGTTCCCATGCTCGCCAGGTAGGGCTCCACGATCATCCCGGCAAGCGTGTCCCCGTGGCGCTTCATGAGGATCTCCGCCGCATCGAGGTTGTTGAAGGGCGCGATCACGATGTTCTGGAGCGTGCTCCGCGGAATGCCCGCTCCCTCCAGGTGCGGTTTCGGCAGGTCTCCCGGCGCAAAGTCCGGGATCAGGGACACCTTCGCGTCATCCTGTGTTCCGTGGTACGCACCCTCGATCTTTATTAGCATGTCCTTCCCCGTCACCGCGCGCGCGACCCGCATCGCGAACATGGTCGCCTCGGTGCCCGAGTTGGTGAACCTGATCTGGTCAATGGACGGTATGCGTCCGCACAGGAGTTTTGCCAGTTCCGTCTGGAGCACGGAAGGGGTGCAGAGGACCGATCCCTTTTCAAGCTGCGCGGCGACCGCGGCCGTGATGTCGGGATCGCAATGCCCGTGGATAAGGGAGGTGTAATTATTGAGGAAATCGATGTACTCGTTGCCGTCTATGTCCGTAATCCGGCATCCCCTGCCGCGCTCGATGAAGGCCGCATAGG includes:
- a CDS encoding sodium:solute symporter, whose translation is MDRFLDYTIIALYLTGVTVFGIISGGKQRTVTDYFLGGKAMPWWAVGFSIVASETSTLTFISVPGLAYKSNMHFLQVAFGYLAGRLLVSLVFIPAYYRGNIETAYDFLGKRFGLSLRKFASSVFIVTRVLASGVRLFATAIPVHIITGWDYAACILVIGGFTLAYTYLGGLKAVVAMDVVQLFIYLGGAGAAMYLILAALPGGWSDVVRYASAGGADKFQVLNLNWGGGPIAFLASPYTLLGGVLGGTFLTMASHGTDQLLVQRLLGCRSKRDSQKALMLDACFIVLQFAFFLVLGLCLYAFYQGAPLAELGLKSSDEIFPKYIVENLPAGLSGFVIAGVLASAMGSLSSSISSLASSTYLDLFKQSAAGGGVSDTRGVLWSRAFTLFWGILLIGGALLFTSTTNPVVELGLKIASVTYGALLGTFFLGLIPSRINTADAYAGFVTALAVMCAVLFLTRIDFTWHTLIGCASCLAAGHASMGVRKFISTRL
- a CDS encoding DUF2867 domain-containing protein, producing MMNTQSFPELSDLLKDCDHVDVKTVESTNDMRAFIAGMLNYAPRWMVFLFRVRGVLARLLGLRHEDSPGPRRWEPDEIPFKKGASLSFFTIYDAKPDRHYIAYARDTHLVGYLAIIAERLPDAVKPWRYHVVTIVKYQHWTGPVYFNVIRPFHHIVVHYMAAAGAKS
- a CDS encoding aspartate aminotransferase family protein, with product MAMISVRPDRRTSRIKGGIIMPGTESDRIVNEVMRRFRERTVKSAALHPEAARYMPGGHTRDSVSYKPYAAFIERGRGCRITDIDGNEYIDFLNNYTSLIHGHCDPDITAAVAAQLEKGSVLCTPSVLQTELAKLLCGRIPSIDQIRFTNSGTEATMFAMRVARAVTGKDMLIKIEGAYHGTQDDAKVSLIPDFAPGDLPKPHLEGAGIPRSTLQNIVIAPFNNLDAAEILMKRHGDTLAGMIVEPYLASMGTIVPRPGYLKGLRALCDRYGILLIFDEVQSFRASTGGMQVRENAIPDISAVGKIIGGGYPVGAVGSSRKNMERFTLDMLNPDAITQAGTFNGNEVTMAAGLAAMRKFDAKAVEYANGLGKRMMDGFTGVFRELGLRCQATGVGSQCNINFSDKEISNALDYATALIPCLELQTLLHVELLNRGIFSASRNEFVISTPMTEKDVDVCVRKVKESFEFLMPYIKEKTPHLL